AGAAGGAACTCCGCAGGGAGGCAACCTCTCGCCGCTCCTCTCCAACATCTACCTTACAAAATTTGACAAACTGCTGGAAAACAGAGGACACAAATTTGTAAGATACGCCGACGACTGCAACATATATGTCAAAAGCGCAAGAGCCGCCCAAAGAGTAATGGGAAACTGCGTCAATTATCTTGAAGGAACGCTGAAACTCAAAGTGAACCAAAAGAAAAGTTGTATCGGAAGCCCGACAAAACTCAAATTTCTTGGTTTCTCCCTCTACCCTAGCAAAGGAGAAACGAAGATAAGGGCCCACGAACAAAGCCTGAAACGGTTCAAAGACAAAATCCGAAAACTTACCGCCAGGAATCAGGGACGCTCGATAGAGACCATCATGCTAAACCTCAGGAAATACACGACGGGATGGCTGGGCTACTATGCGATAGCCGAAATGAAAAGCGCGATGTTACAGCTGACTGGATGGATAAGACGCAGGATACGGCAAATCTACTGGAAACAGTGGAAAAGGATATGGCCGAAATACAAGAACCTCAGGCAGCTGGGGATCCATCACAGGGACGCGTGGCGATGGGCAAACAGCAGGCTCGGATGCTGGCATATAGCCAGAACGTGGATACTGACCACCTCACTGACCAACAAATACCTCGCCTCGCAGGGATATGACGATATCCTGCTGCGATATGAGGCAATGCGCGCTCGTTACCGAACCGCCGTATACCGAACGGTACGTACGGTGGTGTGAGAGGACGGCCTCTCAAATAATGGGAGGCCTCCTACTCGATTTGACCTTGGGTTTTGTTTTTGTTCTGGCCTTATCCTCTCCCGCGGCTTGCGCCGCGGGCACTGTGTGGCGCGGAAAACATGCGCCACGCAGGTCAACACTCCTTCCGACCCGGCGCAAAATCGCGCGCCGGCCCACCTCTGGTGTAACTACCAGCCGAATCGCACAAATCAGAAAAACTCTGATTTGGCTCCCTGGCCGCCTCGGCGAGGGAGGCTTTAAAGGCGCTAAATCACAGTTTATCTTTTCCCCGCAATCGCGTAAATCGGCGTTTAGAAGTGCGAATAACGAAATAACCGAGGGCTTGCCAAGCGGAGGCGCACTAATGTGCGGTGAGCATTGGCAAGCCCTCGGTTATGAAGTTAGTCGTGCGTATAAACGCCGATTTACCCCCTGTTGGCCTATCGATGCGCCTCCCTGACTACGCGCGCGCAGCGTTCTGTAACAGCCAAATAGCGGCGTTTTAAAAGAAATATGAATAAGATATAATGACAGGAAAGCATCGTATTTTTAGGGAGGTACGGGACGTGCATTCAAAAATTAAAGGTGAGATAACGGACTTCTTTTCCCGCGAGTTGGATTCACCGGAAAACGACCTTGGCGGCGGGATTCCGGCATGGGATAATTTTATTCTCGGCTGCGCCGCCGGTGATGACTCGATATTTGAAAAGCTGCGCCGCGACGCGGATTTTCCCTGCTTTACGCCGCTCGAACTTTTTCGGACCTTTTACCCCAAACCCGATACCTCCGCCTCCGAGCTGACCGTTCTTTGCTGGGTGTTGCCGCAGAGGGCGGAGACGCGTGCGGCCAACTCCGGCGCGAAGCCGGCGGAGGTATGGGGGCGCGCCAAGCTCTGTGGCGAGAAATTTTATATCTCAATGGGACTGCGGCTGGAAAAGTTCTTCGCCGAAAGAAATATCGCCGCCGTCTTCCCCATGGGACACCCGGCGGAGGTAAAACGTTTTAACTCGCAAAAATATTATGTGGCCTCAAACTGGTCGGAGCGCCACGCCTGCTACGCGGCAGGGCTAGGCACCTTCGGACTCTGCGACGGGCTCATCACACCTCTAGGCAAGGCCCACCGCTGCGGCTCGATAATCATAAAAGCCCAACTGCCGCCGACGCCGAGGGAATACGGCGACATCCACGAATACTGCCCCTGGTTCACAAAAAAGAGCTGCGGCCTCTGCATTAAAAGATGCCCTGTCGGAGCCATCAGCGAAAAAGGCCACGACAAGGAAAAGTGCCAGGCCTTCCTGCACGGAGAGTGCGCCGATTTCTTTGAAAGCTCGGGTTTTCAGGTCTACGCCTGCGGCCTCTGCCAGGCCAGCGTGCCATGCGAGGACAGGATACCGGGAAGGGAGAGGGCCGCAGTTTTCAGGAACTTTTTATAATTGATTTTATTTACGGAAAAGGCGCAAAGAAGAAAACTAAACCTCTTTTTCTCTATCGTATGGCTCAAGCGGCCGGCGGTTTCAGCTCCGCAAAGACGGGAATAGGGCGGCCCGTCAAGGTGCCGTGACGTGGCTGCCGATAGATAGAAGGGCCGGTGGAGCAAAATGATGTTTTTTCATTCCTCCACCGGCTATGTAATGGATTTTAAGTTCGGCGGTTTTTACAGGGGCCGTCGTGTTTTTTAGAAGTTTCCGATGCTGGCGACCATTACCGCTTTGATGGTGTGCATGCGGTTTTCCGCTTCGTCGAACTGTCTCGCGTGGCGCGACTCGAAGGCCTCTTCCGTGACTTCGTATCCTTTTACCGCCGGCAGGCAGTGGAGGAAGATCACGTCGTCGTTGCCGGAGGCTTTTATGAGTTCCATGTTTACCTGGTAGGGCTGGAGTATCGCCTTGCGTTCGGCAAGCTTCGCCTCTTCGCCCATCGAGGCCCAGACGTCGGTGTAGATGGCGTCGGCGTCTTTGACGGCGGCTTTCGGGTCGTCAGTGATGGTTATCGTCGCGCCGGATTCACACTCTTTTGCGATCTGCTCACACTCGGCGACGAGGGCCGGGTCGGGGAAGAGTTCTTTCGGCGAGCCGATGACGAAGTGCATGCCCATTTTCGCGGCGCCGATCATCAGTGAGTTGGCGACGTTGTTGCGCCCGTCTCCGACGTAGACGAGTCTGACGCCCTTGAGGCGGCCGAAGTTCTCACGGATGGTGAGGAAGTCGGCGAGGACCTGAGTCGGGTGGTAGTCGTCGGTGAGGCCGTTCCATACGGGAACGCCGGCGTATTTCGCGAGATCTTCCACGACTTTCTGGCTGAAGCCGCGGAATTCGATGCCGTCAAACATGCGGCCGAGGACGCGCGCGGTGTCGGCGACGTCCTCTTTGTGGCCGAGCTGGATGTCGTTCTTTCCGAGGTATTCGGGGTGTCCGCCCTCGTCTATGGCGGCGACGGTAAAGGCGCAGCGTGTGCGTGTCGACGGCTTCTCGAAGATGAGCGCGACGTTCTTGCGTTCAAGAAGGTTTCCTTTGATCCCGGCGCGTTTTTTGTTCTTAAGGTCCGCTGCGAGGTCAAGGAGGTAATTGATCTCTTCCGGCGTGTGGTGCTTAAGAGAGATGAGATGGCGGTTGCGAAGATTTACAGGCATAGATGATTGCTCCCTTCAAGTTTGTTATTTATTTTTATTTTAGGCTATGTATTTTACTGCTTTTTAAAAATTTGTAAATAGCTTTTATAAATTTTTTTGATATCAACTATGTTTTATATTTCTATAGCGGCAGTCTGTTCAGCGGCATCGACATGCAGCGCGGGCCGCCGCGTCCCCTGCCGAGTTCAGGCCCCTCCAGCTCGAGGACTTCGATCCCGTTGTCTCTGAGTATTTTCGACGAATTTATATTGCGGTTGTAGGTGACTACCTTCCCGGGGGCGACCGCGAGGGTGTTGCAGCCGTCGTGCCACTGCTCGCGCGCCATTTCCGCCTTGTTGTGCGCCGTCATTTTGATGAGGCGCAGTTTATCGTAGCCGAGCGTCTCCGCCACCGCCCGCTGCCAGTCATCTTTCTGCTCGAGGCCGGTTATGCGGCCGTCTTCGCTGTAATCGAGCTGCCATACTTTCAGCGATTCCAGGATCGGCGGATAGATGCAGAAAGCGTCGCGGTCAACCATCGTGAAGACGGTGTCGAGGTGCATGCAGTAGCGTTCCTTCGGTATTTCAAAGGCGAAGATGCGTTTTATCGGCGTGCGTGAGGCGAGGTTGCGTCCTATGCGCTGAACGGTGGTGGGGGCCGTGCGCTGCGAGACGCCGATGGCCATCGTATCGCCGGAGATGACCAGCAGGTCTCCCCCTTCGACTTTCTGCGGCCATACTTCGTCCGCGGCGTCTCCGAACAATATCTGCATTCCTTCAAATCTTGGATGGTAGTTTGTGATGTATTTCCAGTAAAGAGGTTCGATGCGGCGCGCCTCGAAGGTCATCTGTCCGATTATTATGCCGTTGGCGACGGTTATCGCCGGATCTCTTTGGAAGTAAAGGTTTGGGATGGGGTGGATGATGAAATCGCTTCCGTTTTCAACGGATGATACCAAGCTTAAATTGCATTTGCAGATGTCTCTGACCTCTTTTTTTGTGTAGCCTTCAATCAGATGATCCGCCAGTTCTTTCGACGGTATGTTCATCAGCTCCGTTATGAAGGCCTCGGAAAGTCGTCGGTCAAGGCATTCAAATTTGAATACGTCTTTGATGAGCTGCTCGCGTATTGGCGCGGCATCCACCACATCCGCGAGGCAGTCGCTGAAGTAGAGAACCTCTGTGCCGTCTTTTCTGAGTATCTCGGCAAAATTGTCGTGCTCTCTCTGGGCCTGAGCAAGCCAGAGAAGGTCGTCGAAGAGCAGTTCGTCCATGTTTTCGATGGTAAGCCTGTCGATCTCCTTGCCCGGCCTGTGGAGCATGACTTGTCGCAACGGTCCGGTTTCGGAGAATACACTGAATTGGCTCTTCTGGTTCATTTTTACACCTCCTAAGTTTTTATCAAAACTTATGTTTCAATATACTTATTGCGCTGAGAAGGTAAAAAGTTTGAAATACCAACATTGCATAAATATCTTATATTTTTATATCAGATTAGTCAATATGTTTTTCTATAAAAAATAATGGAACCTCACGTTCGTTTAAGTTTAGTAAATTGTTATCTCTCTGCGGATGATCTCTTCAAAATCTTTCATCTCGCCGCGGCAGACGAAGGCTCCTTTTTTAAAGACTATGAAGCCGTTGGGGCTGCCGGCGACGCCGAAGTCGGCGCTCGAGGCCTCCTTGGGGCCGTTGACCTCGCAGCCCATCACGGCGATGGTCATGCCCCTGTTCGCCGTCGGCGGTATTATCGCGCGGAGTTTTTCAACGAGCGCGGCGACCTCGATGCGCCGGCGGCCGCAGGTCGGGCAGCTGACGAGCTGCCAGCCCCTGCTCCGCAGTCCGAGGGCCTGCAGGATGTTGTAGCCGGTCTCTACCTCTTCGACGCCAGGCGAGGTGAGGCTGACGCGGATGGTGTCTCCGATCCCCTGCGCGAGCATCAGCCCGATGCCGACTGCCCCCTTGACGATCCCGGAATTGCCGCATCCCGCTTCGGTGATGCCGATGTGGAGCGGATAGGGGTATCTGTTCGCGAGTATGGCGTTGGCACGCGCCGTCTCTTCCACGGATGATGATTTTGCCGAGATGATCATTTCCTCGAATTTATTTTTTGTGAGCAGCCTGAGCTGTTCTTCGACGGCGAGGACGAGCGCCGCTCCCCTGTCTCCCCCCGCGGCTTCCATCTGGGCGTTGTTGAGGGAGCCGCCGTTGGCACCGATGCGTATGACGGCTCCGGTATCTTTCGCGGCGGCAATGACCTCGGCGAGGCCTGCCGATCCGCTCATATTGCCGGGATTTATTCTGATCGCCCGGCAGCCGGCCTTTAGCGCCGCCAGGGCGAGCCGGTGGTCGAAGTGGATGTCCGCCATGAGCGGCAGGGCACTTTTTTTGATCAGCTCCGCGAAGGAGGCGGCAAGCCGTTCGTCCGGCAGCGCCGCCCTCGCCAGTTCGCAGCCGGCGGCGGCGAGCTCTTCCGTCTCCGCCGCGCAGCCATCGATATCCGTGAGGCGCGTCTTCAGCATGCTTTCCACGCGCACCGGCGCGCCGCCTCCGATCCTCAGGCCTCCGATCGATACGCTTTTTCTGCTGCCCATGACGAATCAGCTCCTACTGTATAAGTCTGTATATGTCTTTGCCGGTGACGAGGAAGATCAGCGCGAGCAGGATGATGAAGCCGGCGTAATGGATCATCGTCTCCACTCTCTCCGGCACCTTACGGCGCGTCACCAGTTCCACGAGGATGAAGATTATCCTGCCTCCGTCAAGCGCCGGAAACGGCAGCAGGTTCAGCAGGCCGAGGTTGAGGTTTATCACGCCGAGGAAGGCGATGAAGGTCCAGAATCCCTCGCGGAAGGCGTCGCCCGCCATCGTCGCGATGCCCACCGGCCCCGTGACGTCGGCCTTTATCTGCCCGGTGAGCGCCATCCAGAGGCCGCTCAGTATCTCCACGCTCATTTTCCATGAATAGGTGAAGGCCGTTCCCAGAGCTTTGAAGAGGGGATATTTCTCATGGGACGGCTGTACGCCGAGCAGGCGGCCGCCCGCCTCTTTATTGACCGGCACGTCGATCGCGAAGTGTTTCTCTTCGCCGCCGCGCTCCACGGTGATGTCGAAGCGATCGCCCCTTTTGTCTCTATCCTGAATGTTCTTCCTGATGTCGGCCCAGTTCTTGAGTTCCCTGCCGTCGATGCTCCTGATGATGTCGCCGCTCTTGAGCCCCGCGCTGTAGGCGGGGGTGTTTTCCATAATGTTGCCGAGCTTTGGCACCTCCATGTTGTATATGCCGTAGCCGCTTAGGTATGCCGCCGTCAGTATCCAGGCAAGTGCGATGTTGACCGAAGCGCCGGCGCCGATGATCAGGATGCGTTCCCACGGTTTTTTATTGGCCAGAGACCGTTTCGGGTCGTAGCCGGCCGGCTTTTCCTCGCCTTCCTCCCCCGCGTCCTCTCCCTCGAGCTTCACGAATCCCCCGATGGGAAAGGCGCGGAAGGAATACTGCGTCTCTCCCTTCCGCCTGCTCCAGATCACAGGCCCCATGCCGAACGAGTATTCGTGTATCATGACGTCGCGGAAGCGGGCCGCCCAGTAGTGGCCGCCCTCGTGCGACATCACGCATATTCCTATCACTATCAGAAATGAAATGATGCTTATCAACTATCTGTTCCTCCGGTCTCTGCATATCTTGTCGGCCGTCTTTTCACCCTCTTCGACGAGGGCGACAGCCTCTTCGAGAGTCTTTGGCGGATTTCCGCCATAGCGCCCGAGCACCTCGGAGATGACCTCCGCGATGGCCCGGTAGGATATCTCATGGCCGAGAAAGTGTTTGACTGCGCTCTCGTCGGCTCCCACAAGCAGCGCCGGATAGGCGCCGCCGAGCCGTCCCGCCTCGCGCGCCAACGCGAAGCAGGGAAAAAGTTTTTCGTCTATTTCGCGAAAATCAAGCTCCCAACCAGCCGGTTCTATGGGAGGAAGGCCGTTTTCCGCAAGCGGCAGACGCTTCGGCCAGGCGATGGCCGCGGCCGCCGGCAGCCTCATGTCCGCCTGTGATAGCAGCAGCTTCACCGTGCCGTCTATAAATTCCACCATTCCGTGTACCTGCGAACGTGGATGGATGAGCGCGCCCACCTTTTCGGCGGGCAGGTCGAAGAGCTGCATCGCCTCTATACATTCTATACCCTTATTCATCAAAGTGGCGCTGTCGACCGTTATCTTCGGCCCCATCTTCCAGACGGGGTGCTTGAGCGCCGCCTCCGGCGTCACCCTTTCCATCTCTTCCGCGCCGTAATCTCTGAACGGGCCGCCGGAGGCGGTCAGCCAGACACGCGAGAGCTCATTTTTCGGAGCGTCGCGCAGACACTGCCAGAGGGCGCTGTGCTCGCTGTCCACGGGGCGAAGCTGATCGGCCCTTTTTACCAGCGGCATCACCCAAGGGCCGGCGACGACGATGCTCTCCTTGTTTGCGAGCGAGACGTCTATGCCGCGCGTAAGGGCCTTTTGCAGGGCCTCTATTGCCGCGACGCCCGACGAAGCGAATACGGCGTGGTCCACGGAGGGTTCTTCGACCATCGCCGCAAGCCCCTCTTTGCCGGTAAGGCAGAGGAATCCCTCCTCGCGCCAGTTTTTATCTTCCGGTTCGGTCAAGCAGAGTATCCCGGCGTTGTGCTTTCTGCCGAGCTCCGCCAGCTTCTTCGCGTTGCTCCGCGCTGAAAGCGCCCTTATCTCAAATATCCGCGGAAAACGCGCGCAAATATCAAGGACGGCGCCGCCGACGCTTCCGGTGGCCCCTGTTACCGCAAGCCTTATCTTTTCCATTTCTCTATCCTATCAGTTCAAATATGACAAACGCAAGCGTACCGTTGACGAGAATGCTGTCAAAGCGGTCGAGCAGCCCTCCGTGTCCGGGGATTATCGAGCCGGTATCCTTGACTCCGGCCTCGCGTTTGAGCACCGATTCGCCGAGGTCGCCGAGCTGTCCCGCTATTCCGCAGAGAAGCCCCATCAGCAGCAGCGGCATCGGCGGGAAGGAGAAGATCAGCGCGAGCAGGCCGCCGCACATGAAGCTGGCCGCCGCTCCGCCGAGAAAACCCTCCCATGTCTTGTGCGGGCTGACCTGGCTGCAGAGAAGGTTTCTTCCCAAGTGGCTGCCGACGAAGTAGGCCGCGACGTCACAGCTCCAGGTGCAGAAGAAGAGGGTGATGAGGAACATCGCGCCCAGTTCCCGCGAGCGTATGAGGATCATGAACGACCACGGCAGCACGACGTAGGCGATGCCGGCCACTGTGGCCCCCATCGTCACCAGCGCGTTGCTCTCCCCCGATACCTGACGCTTCAGCACCTCAAGAAAAAGCGCGATGAAGGCGATCGCCGAGATGGAACAGAGGATCGTCGCGATGCTCATGAGGCCGAAGGCCGTTCCGAGCAGGATAAAAAGCCCGGAGATCATGATCAGCACCGGCGAGGCGCTCAACCTGGACAGTTGAAGTTTGTGGAACTCCCAGAGCGAAAACATCGCGATAAGAATTACGATCGCGCTCCAGACGTGGCCTCCGAGCATGATGCCGCCGACCACCGCCAGTACGATGAATACGCTGCTGAACGCGCGCAGTTGGAGATCGGGGCTAGAACGGAGGAATTCATTAAGCTTTTCCATAACGACGTTCTCTTTCATAATAGTCTTTCACAGCCTCCTCAAGGTCTTCTTTATTGAAATCGGGCCAGTATTTGTCCGTAAAATAGTATTCACTGTAAGAGCTTTGCCATAGCCAGAAGTTGCTGAGGCGCAGCTCGCCGCTTGTGCGGATGATGAGGTCCGGGTCCGGAACGTCCGGCAGGTACAGGTTCTCCCGCAGCATCTCTTCCGTAACCGGACTTTGTGGGTTTTGGGCAGTTATTTTATTTATCGCGTCAATTATTTCTTTGCGTCCGCCATAGTTGAGGCAGATTATAAGCTGGCGTTCCTCGTATTGTTCCGTCTTTTCCTCGGCTCTGCGCAGTATCTGCCGGATGTCTTCCGGCAGCGCCGCGAGATCGCCCGCGAAGCGCATACGGGTCTTTTCCCTGCACAGTTCGTTGAGTTTGGAGTTCATGTAGTAGCGAAAGAGCCCCATAAGTCCGAGGACCTCGCCTTTGGGACGCTTCCAGTTTTCCGTTGAGAAGGCATAAAGAGAGATGTATGGTATGTCGAGATCCTTTGCCGCGCGCACGGTGCGTTCTACCGCCCGCACGCCGGCATGGTGGCCCATCACGCGCGGCAGGTGCTTTGACTTCGCCCAGCGCCCGTTCCCATCCATTATTATCGCCACATGCGCGAGTTTTTTCTTTTCCATGTCGATCCCGGCTCTAGCCAAATTTGATGCCGCTGATGGAACCGGTGGCCTTGACGGCGTCCCACTGGCGTTTTACCTCCTGGATGTCGAGCCAGGTCAGGTGCTTGGGGCTGCCCTCCTTCGAGCTGGCGTTGCGCAGCAGGTAGCTCGGGTGGAACATCGGCATGACTGCGGCCCCGCGCCACTCGAACCAGCGCCCGCGGAGCTTCGTTATGCCCTCGCTCGTCTGCAGTATCCAGCGCGCGGGCGTATTCCCCAGCAGCACGATCAGCGCCGGGTTTATCAGCATTATCTGTGTCTGCAGATGCTTGTCGCAGAGCACCGTCTCCGCCGGCGTCGGCACGCGGTTCTCCGGCGGCCTGCATTTTACGATGTTGGTTATGTAGACCTCCCGGCGGCTGATCCCCGCCGCCGTCAGGATCTGAGTCAGGAGCTGCCCCGCCCTGCCGACGAAGGGGATCCCTTGTGTGTCTTCGTCTGCTCCCGGCCCTTCGCCGATGAACATCAGCCTGCTGTCCGGGTCGCCGTCGCCGAAGACGACCTTCGTCCGCGTTTCCGCGAGGGGGCAGGCGCGGCAGGCAAGCACGTTTGCCTTCGTCTCTTCCCAGAGCGTCTTCTTCATCGCCGCCCTCTCCTCGTCGTTCAGTTTAAGCAATATATCTTCGTTTTCCGTCATATCTGGACCTCCGCGATTATTACGTCTACAGTTTTTACATCGAGCCCGGTGAAATAACGCAGGCTTACCGCTATGCGCTCTTTTACCAGGTTCGCGATGCTGAGGAATTTTTTGTCCCCGAGCGTCACGGTGAGTTTCATTTCGATACGGAGGGATTCCTCCTCTTCGGGGCTCACCTTGACCTCGTTGACTTTGGCCACCTGCGTCGTGCGGCTGGCAATGAAAGAGGCAAGTTCCTCGATCGCCTCCGTTTCGATATGAACGTTGCCGTAGAAACTAAAGGGGGGACGCACGATCGTCTTTTCCCCCTCGTGCTTGTCTTTGGATTTCCAGAATACGCGCAGCTGGCCGACTAGCTTGCCCGCGAAGTTTTTGCGCACCAGCACATGGGAGACCGGTATTACGTGCTGCCCCTTGCTGAAACGTTCGCGGCGCGCCTTCACTATCTCCTCCGGCGTGGCGACGTCTTCTATATGTACTATCTGCTCCGGCGCCGGCAGGTTCAGCTTGCGCAGTATCCGCATCGCCATGTTGTCGGAGGTGGCGATGACCATTACAGAGCAGGGAGCGGCCGAGCGGAAGTAGTCGATGACCTCTTTGCGGTGTTCGTCAAACTCGAAGATGGCGCGCCTGATGGCGCTGACCTGGTTCCTCTCCGCCTTGGCGCTTTTTCCGCAGACAATGCTGCCCTTGTGGATGACGAGCCCGTCGTCTATGATGTAATCGGCGTCGACCAGAGAGGCGACGAGCTGCGCCCTTTGGCTTTTGCCGGTGCCCGCCGCGCCCACAAAGGCGGACGTCTTTACATTCTCTATCAGCTGTCTGTCTTCGGCCATCCGGCGCCCTCCTTCGTTCTCTTCTATTCCGTAAATTCTATCTCCGCGCCGAGAGCGCGCAGCTTCTCCACAAGCCCCTCGTAACCGCGCCAGACATGCTGGAGGTCGCAGATCGTCGTATCGTCCTCGGCGGCCAGCGCAAGCAGTATCAGCGCCGCTCCCGCGCGGAGGTTCGATGAGTGGACCTCCGCTCCGTTCAGCCTGCCGACGCCGGTGACGATCGCGATGTTGTCCTGCACCTCTATTTTTGCTCCCATCTTTTTGAATTCGTTGATGTGGAGCAGGCGTGAGTCAAAGACGCTTTCATGGATGACGCTGGTACCGTTCGCGAGTGTGAGCACCGCCATAAGCTGTGGCTGCGTATCCGTCGGGAAGCCCGGGTAGGGCATGGTCTTTATCGTCACGCCTTTGAGCGGGGCTACCCACTTGGCCGTGATCTCGCTGCCAAAGACGTCGATCTCGACGCCGGCCTCCCGCAGCTTGTTGAGTATCGCCTCCATATAATTGGGCGAGATCCCCCGTACCGTGACGCTGCCGTTCGTGATCACGCCGGCCATCAGGTATGTCGCCGCCTCGATGCGGTCCGGGATTATCTCGCCGCTCGCCGAATGGAGCGAGCCTGCGCCGGTGACGCGGATCGTCTCGGTCCCGTCGCCCTTCACCGGGGCTCCCATGAGGCGCAGTATCTCCGCGAGGTTGACTATCTCGGGCTCTTTCGCGGCGTTTTCGATGAAGGTGGTGCCCTCCGCGAGCGCCGCCGCCATCATCAGGTTTTCCGTGGCGCCCACCGAAGGGAATTCCAGGGAGATCGTCGCCCCGCTAAGTTTGCCGGCGGTCGCCGTTACCGCGCCGCCTTTAAGTTCTATCTCGGCTCCCATTTTGGCAAGTCCCTTAAGGTGAAAATCAAGGGGCCTGCTGCCAAGCACGCAGCCTCCCGGCAGCGGCAGCAGCGCCCGTCCGCATCTGGCGACGAGAGGCCCGAGCACGAGCGAAGAGGCGCGCATTTTGCGCACCAGCTCGACGGGGGTCTCGCAATTGAGCTCATGAGGCACATCGATCGTCATGCAGTGGTTATCGAAGGTCACCGCGGCCCCAAGGTGCCTGAGCAGGTCGCACATCGTGTGGATGTCGTATAGATCGGGGACTCCTTCCAGTTTCAGCGTCTGGCCTTTTAAAAGGATCGAAGCCGCCATCACAGGCAGAGCGGCGTTCTTGGCTCCCTGGACAGATATAGTCCCGCTGAGCCTTCTTCCGCCGCGTATGATCATTTTTTCTGCCAATTTTTTCAAACCATTAGTTTCCATTTAGTCCCGCAGACTCTCCTTTAGAGTATTTGCTATTTTGATTGAGGCCGTTCCGTCCCCGAAGGGCTGAGCCGCGCACTTCTTTTCTATCTTTGCGATCTCCTCCGGGCTGTCAAGCAGCCTGACGGCCGTATCGAGTATCTTTGCCCGGTCGACCCCTACCAGCAGCCCGCTGCCGTGCTCCACCGCCTCGGGGCGTTCCGTGACGTCCCTCAGTATCAGCACCGGTTTCTTGATCGCCGAGGCCTCTTCCTGGACGCCGCCGCTGTCGCTGAGGATGAACTTTGAGGCGTTCATCGCCCAGACAAAATCGGGATAGTCCAGCGGGTCGCAGAGAATGACCTTTTCCCTGCCGTCGAGGTATTTATGTATTATCTCACGGACCGCGGGATTTTTGTGCATCGGGATGACCATCCACAGTTCAGGGTGGCTTTCGATTATACCTACGAGCGCCCGGCAGATATCCTCAAGCGGCTTGCCCCACGATTCGCGGCGGTGAGCCGTGACCAGCACGAACGGCGCGCCCTCCGGCAGTGCCCTGAGCTCTTCGCATTTGGGCTTAGTCTGCGCCGCGACGGTATAGAAGAGGGCGTCGATCACCGTATTGCCGGTGACGCTGATCCCGCTTTCGGGCACCCCCTCTCTTCTCAGGTTATCGGCGGCCAGCTCTGTCGGCGCGAAGCCCCAGGTCACGATCTTGTCGATCAGGACGCGGTTCATCTCTTCCGGGAAGGGCAGCCTCATGTTCCAGCTGCGCAGCCCCGCTTCGACGTGGCCGATCGGGATGTTGCGGTAAAAGGCGGCAAGCCCTGCCGCGAAGGTCGTCGTCGTGTCTCCGTGCACGAGTACGGCGGCGGGTTTGACTTCGTCGAAGTATTCCCCCGCGCCGGTGAGCACGGATGACGTTATGTAGTCGAGCGTCTGGCGTTCCTTCATTATATGCAGATTTCTGTCCGCCGTGAGGCTGAAGAAGTCAAGCACCTGGTCGAGCATGGCCGCGTGCTGCCCCGTCGCCAGTATCCTCACGTCAAAATATTCCTGTTTCATCAGCGCGATAACGACGGGAGCCATCTTGATTGCCTCGGGTCTCGTCCCGATAACGCATACGATCTTTTTCTTATCCATTACGGCGCCTCCTTGTCTGTTAAAAGAAGTTGAATACCGGCAGCCCTATAAGGCGCATGCC
The window above is part of the Cloacibacillus evryensis DSM 19522 genome. Proteins encoded here:
- the ltrA gene encoding group II intron reverse transcriptase/maturase, whose product is MRRKQKTAQAGCSCEDKLEAESTMKAPSIAHTENAGEERAQTLLECILTRANMAEAYKRVVKNGGASGIDGMTVQAMYGHLKEHYPELIQSLYDGSYRPQAVKRVEIPKADGGKRKLGIPTVIDRMIQQAISQVLTPIFEKQFSDGSYGFRKGRSAHQAIEQARIYYEQGYKVSVDIDLAKYFDTVNHNLLIKMLREEIKDERVIRLVRKYLKSGVMENGLISSTTEGTPQGGNLSPLLSNIYLTKFDKLLENRGHKFVRYADDCNIYVKSARAAQRVMGNCVNYLEGTLKLKVNQKKSCIGSPTKLKFLGFSLYPSKGETKIRAHEQSLKRFKDKIRKLTARNQGRSIETIMLNLRKYTTGWLGYYAIAEMKSAMLQLTGWIRRRIRQIYWKQWKRIWPKYKNLRQLGIHHRDAWRWANSRLGCWHIARTWILTTSLTNKYLASQGYDDILLRYEAMRARYRTAVYRTVRTVV
- the argF gene encoding ornithine carbamoyltransferase — its product is MPVNLRNRHLISLKHHTPEEINYLLDLAADLKNKKRAGIKGNLLERKNVALIFEKPSTRTRCAFTVAAIDEGGHPEYLGKNDIQLGHKEDVADTARVLGRMFDGIEFRGFSQKVVEDLAKYAGVPVWNGLTDDYHPTQVLADFLTIRENFGRLKGVRLVYVGDGRNNVANSLMIGAAKMGMHFVIGSPKELFPDPALVAECEQIAKECESGATITITDDPKAAVKDADAIYTDVWASMGEEAKLAERKAILQPYQVNMELIKASGNDDVIFLHCLPAVKGYEVTEEAFESRHARQFDEAENRMHTIKAVMVASIGNF
- a CDS encoding arginine deiminase: MNQKSQFSVFSETGPLRQVMLHRPGKEIDRLTIENMDELLFDDLLWLAQAQREHDNFAEILRKDGTEVLYFSDCLADVVDAAPIREQLIKDVFKFECLDRRLSEAFITELMNIPSKELADHLIEGYTKKEVRDICKCNLSLVSSVENGSDFIIHPIPNLYFQRDPAITVANGIIIGQMTFEARRIEPLYWKYITNYHPRFEGMQILFGDAADEVWPQKVEGGDLLVISGDTMAIGVSQRTAPTTVQRIGRNLASRTPIKRIFAFEIPKERYCMHLDTVFTMVDRDAFCIYPPILESLKVWQLDYSEDGRITGLEQKDDWQRAVAETLGYDKLRLIKMTAHNKAEMAREQWHDGCNTLAVAPGKVVTYNRNINSSKILRDNGIEVLELEGPELGRGRGGPRCMSMPLNRLPL
- the ispG gene encoding flavodoxin-dependent (E)-4-hydroxy-3-methylbut-2-enyl-diphosphate synthase gives rise to the protein MGSRKSVSIGGLRIGGGAPVRVESMLKTRLTDIDGCAAETEELAAAGCELARAALPDERLAASFAELIKKSALPLMADIHFDHRLALAALKAGCRAIRINPGNMSGSAGLAEVIAAAKDTGAVIRIGANGGSLNNAQMEAAGGDRGAALVLAVEEQLRLLTKNKFEEMIISAKSSSVEETARANAILANRYPYPLHIGITEAGCGNSGIVKGAVGIGLMLAQGIGDTIRVSLTSPGVEEVETGYNILQALGLRSRGWQLVSCPTCGRRRIEVAALVEKLRAIIPPTANRGMTIAVMGCEVNGPKEASSADFGVAGSPNGFIVFKKGAFVCRGEMKDFEEIIRREITIY
- the rseP gene encoding RIP metalloprotease RseP, producing MISIISFLIVIGICVMSHEGGHYWAARFRDVMIHEYSFGMGPVIWSRRKGETQYSFRAFPIGGFVKLEGEDAGEEGEEKPAGYDPKRSLANKKPWERILIIGAGASVNIALAWILTAAYLSGYGIYNMEVPKLGNIMENTPAYSAGLKSGDIIRSIDGRELKNWADIRKNIQDRDKRGDRFDITVERGGEEKHFAIDVPVNKEAGGRLLGVQPSHEKYPLFKALGTAFTYSWKMSVEILSGLWMALTGQIKADVTGPVGIATMAGDAFREGFWTFIAFLGVINLNLGLLNLLPFPALDGGRIIFILVELVTRRKVPERVETMIHYAGFIILLALIFLVTGKDIYRLIQ